ATCTAAAATCAACTTCACAAATAATATCCAAATCACTATTTTCAATATCAATTTCGATGGGAATTGTACCAGTTAAAAGTGGTGAATAATTGTCTAATTTTTCGAAAATTTTATATTTTGTAAGAATTTCGTAAGCTCTTTTTTGCTTTTCATTTCCTATTTTCAGATAATCGAGTTTTGTAAAATCAATCATTACATTAGGTTTTAACATTAAACATTGAACTTTAAACCTTGAATATATCGTGTTTTACTTTTTGTCTCTGAGCTTCAATTCTCAGATTCAGTTTTTCTTTAAACTCGATAAATTTCGGGTCTTTTTCATCATCTGTTCGATGTTCCAAAGCTTTATTGATTTTAAAATTTTCTTTAATAAAATCTTTGGTTTCATCAGAAAAATAAGCTTCACCAAATTTCTCAAAAATATAATTAACAGCCTGTGAATTAGGATGTATCAAATCATCTTTATAAAACCGATAATCTCTCAAATCATCCATTAAGATTTCGTAAATCGGTAAATAATGGCAATTTTCAAATTGTGAACCCACTTCATGAATCGCCGTTATCAACTTAGATTTGCTCAATTGGTTTTCAATCATTCCGTCTTTTGTATGACGAACGGGTGAAACACTAAACAAAATTTGGACATTTTCAGGACAAATATCCTGAAGATTAATGATTGTATCGTAAATAGAATCTGTGAGTTCTTGATAAGTTAAAAGTCTTTTTTCAAAGAATTTTTGTGGGATTTTGTGACAATTCGCAACCAGCTTTTTTTTAGGTTCAAATTCATAGATAAACGAAGTTCCGTAAGTAATAATCACCCAATTGGATTCCTGCAGAAAACGGTTTCCCTCTTCTATTTTCGAATTGATTTTATCTAAAGTCTGGTGAACGTATCTTGTATCAAAATTGGTATGATGATCCAAAGAAATATATTCGTCATTATACGCAATTAAATCGTCTTCGTAGTAAAACTCTGAATCATGAAGCCTTTTTATTGAATTGTTAATCGAAAACGGATTAAAAATCGTCCCAAAAGGATTATTTACCGTCTGAAGCTGACCTTTCTGAAACAAATCTGACATTTCCGAAGCA
Above is a genomic segment from Chryseobacterium mulctrae containing:
- a CDS encoding GSCFA domain-containing protein, whose product is MKFRTEVDIQSSQQKIEIEDKIFSIGSCFASEMSDLFQKGQLQTVNNPFGTIFNPFSINNSIKRLHDSEFYYEDDLIAYNDEYISLDHHTNFDTRYVHQTLDKINSKIEEGNRFLQESNWVIITYGTSFIYEFEPKKKLVANCHKIPQKFFEKRLLTYQELTDSIYDTIINLQDICPENVQILFSVSPVRHTKDGMIENQLSKSKLITAIHEVGSQFENCHYLPIYEILMDDLRDYRFYKDDLIHPNSQAVNYIFEKFGEAYFSDETKDFIKENFKINKALEHRTDDEKDPKFIEFKEKLNLRIEAQRQKVKHDIFKV